A genomic segment from Nematostella vectensis chromosome 6, jaNemVect1.1, whole genome shotgun sequence encodes:
- the LOC5502007 gene encoding cryptochrome DASH produces the protein MRITLTRLQKGIVTMATSKTQKTVICLLRNDLRYHDNEALLWAHKNADFVLPLYCFDPDHYKTTWRFSLPKTAQYRAKFLLESVTDLRSTLQIHGSNLIIRQCQPLEAVTKLTELLKPVAPVTSIVFQQEVTYEELNVEKALVEFCKKSGIHMHTIWGSTLFHKDDIPYKAKTVPDTYTQFRKGVENQSTVRNLIDMPKNLKPLPPVKGELGTIPDLKSLLNDSEIKEVDQRSAFPFMGGEQEALSRLGSYLWGTDSVAKYKETRNGLLGENYSTKLSPWLANGSLSPRMVYHRIKQYEEERVANHSTYWVLFELIWRDYFKFVCLKYGDRVFYRSGIMGKSLPWKHDKMTFKLWCEGKTGVPFVDANMRELKETGWMSNRGRQNVASFLIKDLGLDWRYGAEWFESLLLDHDVCSNYGNWNYAAGIGNDPREGRKFNMVKQGLDYDPDGDYIKTWVPELAKIPGAKVHVPWTLKPGELRSSGVELGVTYPNPIVIAPEWARHTSKTISGKKPSNFNPRQKGVDFYFKSANNGPSGSR, from the exons ATGCGTATTACCCTAACAAGACTACAGAAGGGCATTGTAACCATGGCAACaagcaaaacacagaaaaccGTCATTTGCCTCCTTAGGAATGACCTCCGTTACCATGACAATGAGGCCTTGCTCTGGGCACACAAGAATGCAGATTTTGTCCTACCACTGTACTGCTTTGACCCGGATCATTATAAGACAACATGGCGCTTTTCTCTCCCCAAGACAGCTCAATACAGGGCTAAGTTTTTACTGGAGAGTGTGACGGATCTTCGAAGTACACTTCAGATACATGGCAGTAATCTCATCATCAGACAGTGCCAACCGCTGGAGGCAGTCACTAAGCTGACTGAGCTGTTAAAACCAGTGGCCCCAGTAACAAGTATTGTATTCCAGCAAGAAGTCACTTATGAAGAACTAAATGTTGAGAAAGCACTTGTTGAGTTTTGCAAGAAGTCTGGAATTCATATGCATACCATCTGGGGCTCAACTCTCTTCCACAAAGATGACATTCCATACAAGGCTAAAACAGTTCCAGATACTTATACACAATTCAGGAAGGGAGTAGAGAATCAATCAACAGTAAGAAATCTTATTGATATGCCTAAGAATCTCAAGCCACTACCACCTGTCAAAGGAGAACTTGGGACAATTCCAGATTTAAAGTCTCTTTTGAATGATTCAGAGATCAAAGAGGTGGACCAAAGGTCTGCATTCCCCTTCATGGGAGGTGAGCAAGAAGCATTGTCTCGTCTAGGTAGCTATCTGTGGGGAACAGATAGTGTAGCCAAGTATAAAGAAACCAGGAATGGTCTCCTTGGGGAGAACTACTCTACCAAGCTCAGCCCATGGTTGGCAAATGGGAGCCTTTCACCTCGTATGGTCTACCATAGAATCAAACAGTACGAAGAAGAGCGGGTAGCAAACCACTCCACATACTGGGTCCTTTTTGAACTCATTTGGAGAGACTATTTTAAGTTTGTTTGCTTGAAATATGGAGACAGAGTGTTCTACAGATCAGGGATCATGGGAAAGTCATTGCCATGGAAACATGATAAGATGACTTTTAAGTTATGGTGCGAAGGAAAGACTGGGGTGCCTTTTGTTGATGCAAACATGAGGGAACTGAAGGAGACAGGCTGGATGTCAAACCGTGGAAGGCAGAATGTAGCAAGCTTCCTGATAAAG GATCTAGGACTTGACTGGCGATATGGAGCAGAATGGTTTGAATCTCTTCTATTAGATCATGATGTCTGCTCAAACTATGGCAACTGGAACTATGCCGCAGGTATTGGTAATGATCCAAGAGAGGGCCGCAAGTTTAACATGGTCAAGCAGGGGCTTGATTATGATCCTGATGGTGATTACATAAAGACATGGGTACCAGAACTAGCAAAGATCCCTGGAGCAAAAGTCCATGTTCCCTGGACACTAAAACCAGGAGAACTGAG GTCTTCAGGTGTTGAACTAGGAGTTACCTATCCCAACCCAATAGTCATAGCCCCTGAATGGGCGCGGCACACCAGTAAGACCATATCTGGGAAGAAGCCATCCAACTTTAATCCCAGACAAAAGGGGGTGGACTTTTATTTCAAGTCCGCTAATAATGGACCAAGTGGTTCAAGATGA